One Arachis hypogaea cultivar Tifrunner chromosome 2, arahy.Tifrunner.gnm2.J5K5, whole genome shotgun sequence genomic window, ATTTTATTCGCACTAGGGGTGTTCATAAAATAACCAAATtgtggttaaccggttaaaaaactataaccacattttggttaaccaatttaataaaatattttaaaaaatcatatccaTATTATTAAAAAGtagttaaccaaaaccaaattttaaaaatcggtttttaatcagttaaccaaaaccaaaactaaATTTTATGCAACTCTTGTGTTCAAATTAGTTAACGGATTTTTTTGTAAAAAccgatttttaaattctttttttttgaaaaatccaattttttatgtaaaaaaccgatttttttaaaaaatgggttattttttaaaattagtttttatttttataatcgattaaaaaccgatttttaaattttctaatcgGTTAATAACCCATTTTATTACATAAAAtcaatttggttaattaaccaaattataTTTTTGGCTAACCAAAAACAGGTTTAGTTTTTGGATTAACCAAAACTATGAACAATCCTAATTCGCACTATCCATTAACGAAAGGATATACACTATTTATTATTGCGGAAGATTtgattaatactttttttttcttcaacaaCTAATTATTAGTCTTAGGTTGAAATCCAGGatctaattattattttattcttttatatattaagagtCATCCCACTTGAACTAAAGCCTCAATTGCACCAGTAGACTTGTTAAAAGAAAATCTAAAGTTTTTGTTCCATGGATTGGATGGACTTCATCtataaatgaaaatttaaaaggcGTACCCAATATACAAGGTATAAATAACCCAATTAATTGAATGAGCTATGTTAAGAACTTCGGATATCACCTAATTCCTTATTGGGCCATAAGATTTCCATCAATGCCCATCCAAACATCCTTGCCGCCCAATCATTTGGTGGTTGCTGGCCcaggaaaataataataataataataataataataataataataataataataataataataataataataataataataataataataataaactgaaCCCTAATTACAAAAAATTAAGGTTGGCAATTAGAACATGTTTGATCCTTTCAGTATTTTTAGGGTTTCAAAAAGGCCCAACCATGAAACTCCTATCCATTAGAAATACCATTAAAGCCCTATCTTGCTGCCACGTCAGCACACTATTATCTTCATGAAAGCAAATGAATGGTTCAGCTTCAGCTTCATATTGTGGGAAAAGCATCTCCACATTCATTTCACAAATTATCAAACACTAAATTTTAGACCAACcaagaaaaatttagaaacatagAAAAATATACCAATATCTTATTATTAAGTCATTATTCcctaatagtagtagtagtagtagtggaCTCATAATTGTTTTTGTTCATATCACGGTAAAATTATTATAGTctaagaacaaataaaaaaaaaaaggtttcacTGGGAAATTGCAACAACAATGGCATCAACTTCTTCCTCAACTCTTACAATATCATCTTCTTCCACCATTTTTGATGGCAAAGCTCTAAGGAATTCAGCAACTTCACCACAATGTGTGAGCCTTCCAACTCTCCCTCCTCCAACTTTGCAAGCTCAAATTCGTCAATGGAAGCCCAATGCTTATTGTAAGTTAATCACTAATTAAAAATGTTACAAATATATAGAATTGTGACATTTATATGTTGATTAAGTTTCAAGTATGGTTTGTAAAGTTTCACGTCGGTTAAATTTGGATTAAATAAATAATGTCTATATAAGATATGGTTTAGTAGTTAGTTTATTAGTCCATTAAAATAAGTGTCAAGAGTTCGAATTTCGATTTTTACGACGAATTAGTTTTTGAGCTGTGAAGTTAAGAAATACTGTAAAATACTAAAAGATGGGGGTGTTtaacatgttatatttttttatttaatctattAATTCGAATAATttcgatttttctttttatttgcatAGGAGAATTTATGGTAATGTTGTCAAATTGACGATGAATTTTTAGGCCGTAAGATTGCTAGGAATGTTATGGCAATGGCCACAGGAGAGGCACCATCAGAAATTGCCACTACTGAAACTCCAGAAATTGTTAAGACTGTTCAAGAAGCTGTAAGAATATTTGGttcctattttttgtttttttcaaataaatacataAACGAACTTTAGGGCAATTTTattgtttatatattttgttttgacATTAATCTCTTGAGTGTGACACTATTAACAAATATTTAGTTCTTTTATAAGTAATTTATCTAAGATGGTAAAggtgattatttattatttaattatgatttttgttgcataaatatatatagtgGGATAAAGTTGAAGACAAGTATGCAGTGAGTTCACTAGGGGTAGCTGCTTTGATTGCATTGGTTGGCTCCACTGGTTTGGTCTCAGTAAGTTATTTAAATAATTCAATttgaatttatttgtttattttcatttcattattCACAAATAatcataatatttatttgttattatttaattgataatttttttttctaagtaaTGATTATATATTATTTGTGTCAGGCAATTGATAAGCTTCCTTTGATCCCTGGGATTTTAGAGGTTGTAGGCATTGGTTACACTGGGGTAAGTCAAAtacactcctttttttttttttaatttctttctgtTATTCCAGttaacaaatcaaataaaaatatagactCTAGTTACTTTATAATCTATTTTACCCTTGGTTTGTGCCATTCCATCTTTTTAACACTTTCTTGGGTGCAAATTAAAGTGATTAAAAAATGAAGTATGTAATTTAGTTCAAT contains:
- the LOC112734503 gene encoding protein CURVATURE THYLAKOID 1B, chloroplastic gives rise to the protein MASTSSSTLTISSSSTIFDGKALRNSATSPQCVSLPTLPPPTLQAQIRQWKPNAYCRKIARNVMAMATGEAPSEIATTETPEIVKTVQEAWDKVEDKYAVSSLGVAALIALVGSTGLVSAIDKLPLIPGILEVVGIGYTGLFVYKNLVFKPDREALVRKIKETYEEITGSN